The sequence AACTTGTAAAATCCTTAACGAATGAAATTTACGTCCCGCACGATGCAGACTACGTAATAGAGGGCTTTGTGGATACGGCTAAGTGTGAGCTTGAGGGGCCGTTTGGTGATCATACTGGCTTTTATACTCCTATCGAGCCTTTTCCGGTAATGGATGTAACGGCGATAACTAGCAAGTGTGAGCCTATATTTCATGCGACTGTGGTTGGGAAGCCACCACTTGAGGATAAGTATATGGGCTGGGCGACTGAGCGGGTTTTTTTGCCACTTTTGCGAACGACCGTGCCTGAATTACTGGACTACAATATGCCTGAAAATGGCGTCTTTCACAACCTAATCTTAGCCAAGATAAATACGCTCTATCCCGCGCACGCCAAGCAGGCCATGCACGCATTTTGGGGTGTTGGGCAGATGAGCTTTGTAAAACATGCTATTTTTGTTGGAGCCGATGCGCCTGAGCTTAAAGATTATGATGAATTTACTAGCTTTGTTTTAAATCGTTTTGGTAGCCAGAGTGTGCTAATAAGCCAAGGCGTGTGCGATCAGCTTGATCATGCTAGTCCAAATTCGTGTTTTGGTGGCAAACTCGGCGTAGATGCAACGCAGGACTTTTGTAAATTTAACCCTATGGTTTTAAGCGACAGCGAGCTTTTGGCTAAGTTTCAAAGTATATCGCCAAATGTAAAAGAGCTTAAGCAGTTTAAAACGGATACTAAAACGCCTATTTGTGTGGTGAAATTTGAAAAAGATTGTGTGGTAAAAGAGCTTTTTGACAAGCTTTTGACATTTAGAGAATTTTTCAAACTCCTTATCGTTGTGGATATGCAAAATCACCTTGAAAACCCATATATGCTACTTTGGCGTGTGACAAATAATATCGATGCTTTACGTGATATTTTCATAGATGGTGAAAATTTCTGCGTAGATGCCACTAGCAAAGATGAGCGCGAAGGATATACTAGAGGCTGGCCGCTACAAACGGATTGTGACCGCGAAGTAGTTGTTGATCTAATTAAACGCGGCATAGTAAAAGACGAGCCAGAGTTATTTAAAAAATTTGAAATATTTGGCTAGCTTTGAGGGGCTCAAGTAAATTTATAAATTTTGCTTTTTGCTGCGGATTTGAAATTTTTAATAAGACTTGCTTAATCAAATGCTAGTGAATAGCTTTTAGACTAGGTCTAAAAGCTTAATTTATTTTTAGCTCTCTTTTAAGAGCTTGCTTGCGAGCATATCGGCTTTTGCTTTATCTGTATCTTTTTTTACGGATTTGTAAATTTTAGATATATAATTTTCCAAAACTTCGTGGCAAGATATTACTTTTTCATTTTCACTTCTTGCTACTTT comes from Campylobacter concisus and encodes:
- a CDS encoding menaquinone biosynthesis decarboxylase, producing MDYIKLLKENNLLRVIDEPTDIDLEIAHTSYIEVKREGSQALLFKNPVCKKTGRKFAPVLTNIYGSKRALELIFGLKPDEIAEEIEKLLKPKKPENFKEKLDFLAYLFSMRKIFTKRLKGEGECQQVKLIGEDADLLSLPALKTWPYDGGAFITMGQVYTQSLDGNLQNLGMYRLQIYDKNHLGMHWQIHKDGANFFHEYKRAGKKMPVSVAIGGDPLYIWCGQAPLPKGIFELLLYGFIRKEPAKLVKSLTNEIYVPHDADYVIEGFVDTAKCELEGPFGDHTGFYTPIEPFPVMDVTAITSKCEPIFHATVVGKPPLEDKYMGWATERVFLPLLRTTVPELLDYNMPENGVFHNLILAKINTLYPAHAKQAMHAFWGVGQMSFVKHAIFVGADAPELKDYDEFTSFVLNRFGSQSVLISQGVCDQLDHASPNSCFGGKLGVDATQDFCKFNPMVLSDSELLAKFQSISPNVKELKQFKTDTKTPICVVKFEKDCVVKELFDKLLTFREFFKLLIVVDMQNHLENPYMLLWRVTNNIDALRDIFIDGENFCVDATSKDEREGYTRGWPLQTDCDREVVVDLIKRGIVKDEPELFKKFEIFG